The Diaphorobacter ruginosibacter genome contains a region encoding:
- a CDS encoding acetate--CoA ligase family protein yields the protein MTDTIALHAPHAGLGTLFHPRSIAFIGASERPNTPASRGLRNCLRHGFKGGLYPINPKYPELFGVRCYPALAELPEVPELAMIALSAEMTLQAVAECKAAGVRVVVVCSAGWEEQGAEGVERARRLQQILSGGTMRMLGPNCLGAGNPAAGLCLGYNSSFESMAHSRTGRVGLVTQSGAMMGGLLLNGEDAGADVGLYAHVGNAMDIGMEEIVEYMLGDEQIDVIALMIEGLRQPRRFVDAARRARAVGKPLVVFKAGTSELGRQAVMSHTGALAGADEIFAAVCREEGILRVQESEDLLSTAASLAHWKGRQPVGRGGMLVFTLSGGAASILADECAEAGVPLPALSATTLQKLEAILPSYVKASNPLDVGGAVFSNPELPRQALAIALEDDAIDSVLWVGVGAPRDERSQLWLDQALDVVGVSDKASAIVPVSGHVQEAGFERARALGIPLARSLRAAAQLNGFARRANQPLLARGDADGSVPDLPAVEGLIDEVQSKALVKALGIRVPESRVAASVEEVASCARELAGPVVVKGLARGIAHKSEHGLVALNLATPELAQAAAQKMREQGGELEFTGFLVERMASRGVEVVLGIKRDPAFGPVLMFGLGGVAVELFKDVAFGMCPMSPDSARELISMTRAAALLRGFRGQPPADEEALVEAMVRLSQFAFRHADRLAEMDVNPVIVLPQGEGVLALDAMISCSGRT from the coding sequence ATGACTGACACCATTGCCCTGCACGCGCCGCACGCCGGCCTGGGCACGCTTTTCCACCCTCGCTCGATCGCGTTCATCGGCGCTTCGGAGCGGCCGAACACGCCTGCGTCGCGCGGCCTGCGCAACTGCCTGCGCCATGGGTTCAAGGGGGGGCTCTATCCCATCAACCCCAAGTATCCCGAGCTGTTTGGCGTGCGCTGCTATCCGGCCCTGGCGGAGCTGCCGGAGGTGCCCGAGCTGGCCATGATCGCGCTCAGCGCGGAGATGACGCTGCAGGCCGTCGCCGAGTGCAAGGCCGCGGGTGTTCGCGTCGTGGTGGTCTGCAGTGCGGGATGGGAGGAGCAGGGCGCGGAAGGGGTCGAGCGGGCGCGCCGGCTCCAGCAGATCCTGAGCGGTGGGACGATGCGCATGCTGGGCCCGAACTGCCTTGGCGCCGGCAATCCCGCTGCGGGCCTTTGCCTGGGCTACAACAGCAGCTTCGAGTCGATGGCCCACTCGCGCACCGGGCGCGTGGGGCTCGTCACGCAAAGCGGCGCGATGATGGGCGGGCTGCTGCTCAACGGCGAGGACGCCGGGGCGGATGTGGGGCTCTATGCGCACGTCGGCAATGCCATGGACATCGGCATGGAGGAGATCGTCGAGTACATGCTGGGAGATGAGCAGATCGACGTCATCGCGTTGATGATCGAGGGGCTGCGCCAGCCCCGGCGGTTCGTCGATGCGGCCCGGCGCGCGCGCGCCGTCGGCAAGCCGCTGGTGGTGTTCAAGGCCGGAACCTCCGAGCTGGGGCGGCAGGCGGTGATGTCCCACACGGGGGCGCTGGCCGGTGCCGACGAGATCTTTGCGGCCGTGTGCCGCGAGGAAGGCATCCTGCGTGTGCAGGAGAGCGAGGACCTGCTGTCCACCGCGGCCTCGCTGGCACATTGGAAGGGCAGGCAGCCCGTGGGCCGCGGCGGGATGCTGGTGTTCACGCTGTCGGGAGGCGCGGCCTCCATCCTGGCCGACGAATGCGCGGAGGCCGGCGTGCCGCTCCCGGCACTGTCGGCAACGACCTTGCAAAAGCTCGAGGCGATCCTGCCAAGCTATGTCAAGGCGTCCAACCCCCTGGATGTGGGGGGAGCCGTGTTCAGTAATCCCGAGCTGCCAAGGCAGGCGCTGGCCATTGCGCTGGAAGACGATGCCATCGATTCGGTGCTGTGGGTTGGCGTGGGGGCGCCGCGGGACGAGCGCTCGCAGCTGTGGCTCGATCAGGCACTCGATGTGGTGGGCGTGAGCGACAAGGCGAGCGCCATCGTTCCTGTGTCGGGCCATGTGCAGGAGGCGGGCTTCGAGCGCGCACGCGCCCTGGGGATCCCGCTGGCGCGCAGCCTTCGCGCGGCAGCGCAGCTCAACGGGTTTGCGCGCAGGGCGAACCAGCCCCTGCTGGCGAGAGGCGACGCCGACGGCAGCGTTCCGGATCTTCCGGCGGTGGAGGGGCTGATCGACGAGGTTCAGTCCAAGGCGCTGGTCAAGGCGCTCGGAATCCGGGTGCCCGAGTCGCGCGTAGCCGCAAGCGTGGAGGAGGTCGCTTCCTGTGCCCGCGAGCTCGCGGGCCCGGTGGTCGTCAAGGGACTCGCGCGCGGCATTGCGCACAAGAGCGAGCATGGCCTGGTTGCCCTGAACCTCGCGACGCCCGAACTGGCCCAGGCTGCGGCGCAGAAGATGCGAGAGCAGGGCGGAGAGCTCGAGTTCACGGGTTTCCTGGTCGAGCGCATGGCCTCGCGCGGCGTGGAGGTGGTGCTGGGCATCAAGCGCGATCCCGCGTTCGGTCCCGTGCTCATGTTCGGCCTGGGAGGGGTCGCCGTGGAGCTGTTCAAGGATGTGGCGTTCGGCATGTGCCCGATGAGCCCCGACAGCGCCCGCGAATTGATCTCCATGACCCGGGCCGCGGCGCTGCTGCGCGGCTTTCGCGGCCAGCCACCTGCGGATGAAGAAGCGCTGGTCGAGGCGATGGTGCGCCTCTCCCAGTTCGCGTTCCGCCATGCCGACAGGCTCGCCGAGATGGACGTCAATCCTGTTATCGTACTGCCCCAAGGAGAAGGCGTGCTGGCGCTTGACGCCATGATTTCATGCAGCGGTCGCACCTGA
- a CDS encoding MBL fold metallo-hydrolase — protein MAQTLTIIGEQLWKRREGLPALRYAEAEIAEGEPLELAPGIFLLRLPLPFALNHINVYLLQERDGWTLVDTGIHTPANRALWESVFRAPWFTRHGPLRRIVVTHHHPDHVGMVGWIMEQFAVPVLMTPGELEVAGRYADPARDVVSERTPLWREHGLPDAVAAELLQHMPRYGTQVCALPHGVIEIDTREPLELGGRRWVPIIGRGHSPEHLSLLSEDGAVLIGGDQVLPKITPNIAVWPGGDPNPLHSYLATLQRFEDISASTLLLPSHKQPFYGVARRVEEIRAHHEERLRVVLDACVRPMTGYEFLPALFERELRNEQVGFGLGEAIAHLNFLESQGLLASSVDGALVRRFERTGLHPAHGRNE, from the coding sequence ATGGCGCAGACCCTCACCATCATCGGCGAGCAGCTCTGGAAACGGCGCGAAGGCCTGCCTGCACTGCGGTATGCCGAAGCGGAGATTGCAGAGGGCGAGCCTCTGGAGCTGGCACCCGGGATCTTTCTGCTGCGCCTGCCCCTGCCGTTCGCGCTCAACCACATCAACGTCTACCTGCTGCAGGAGCGCGACGGGTGGACCCTGGTCGACACAGGCATCCACACGCCTGCCAACCGCGCCCTGTGGGAGTCCGTCTTTCGCGCTCCCTGGTTCACGCGGCATGGGCCGCTGCGGCGCATCGTGGTGACCCACCACCATCCCGACCACGTCGGCATGGTGGGCTGGATCATGGAGCAGTTCGCCGTGCCGGTCCTCATGACGCCCGGCGAACTCGAAGTCGCGGGACGCTACGCCGACCCCGCGCGTGACGTGGTGTCCGAGCGCACGCCGCTCTGGCGCGAACACGGATTGCCCGATGCGGTGGCCGCCGAGCTGCTGCAGCACATGCCGCGCTATGGCACGCAGGTGTGCGCCCTGCCGCACGGGGTGATCGAGATCGATACCCGCGAGCCGCTGGAGCTCGGCGGGCGGCGCTGGGTGCCGATCATCGGGCGCGGTCATTCGCCGGAACATCTGAGCCTGTTGAGCGAGGATGGGGCGGTGTTGATCGGCGGCGATCAGGTGCTGCCCAAGATCACGCCCAACATCGCGGTGTGGCCGGGCGGCGATCCGAACCCATTGCACTCCTATCTCGCGACGCTGCAGCGCTTCGAGGACATCTCCGCTTCGACCCTGCTGCTGCCATCGCACAAGCAGCCGTTTTACGGCGTGGCACGGCGAGTGGAGGAGATACGCGCACACCACGAGGAGCGCCTGAGGGTGGTGCTCGACGCGTGTGTGCGGCCCATGACCGGGTACGAGTTCCTGCCCGCGCTGTTCGAGCGCGAGTTGCGCAACGAGCAGGTCGGCTTCGGGCTGGGCGAGGCCATCGCGCACCTGAACTTCCTGGAAAGCCAGGGACTGCTGGCGTCGTCCGTGGATGGCGCGCTCGTGCGCCGCTTCGAGCGCACGGGCCTCCATCCCGCGCATGGCCGCAACGAATGA
- a CDS encoding acyl-CoA dehydrogenase family protein, with protein sequence MEFGFTQEQQMLRESVRRFMKKECTREYIRACSDNDRFPSELYEKMAAQGWMGIPFPEKYGGAGLGPMELAIFLEEAGYGWYGAGTSYFSTVVLGAYNIMTYGTEAQKDEFLPKVISGETRLAFALSEPNVGSDAAAVELFAEERGDHFVLNGQKMFTTNAHVAHQIVTVTRTIRNPEKKHDGITIFLVDADAPGIEIRPLKQMGRSATHTNEVFFRDVRVPRSRMMGKLHEGWANLNSGLGIERLSVAMMYSGTSQAMIDYVAAYAKERRQFGQPISKFQAVQHKLADMQTKAEIARLLGYRVAWMLEQGLPCFKEMSMAKLWASEAMFDIANNGVQIMGGYGVLKEYDMELFFRDSRIGMIGAGASEIQRTIIAKQMGL encoded by the coding sequence ATGGAATTCGGTTTTACCCAGGAACAGCAGATGCTCCGGGAATCGGTGCGCAGGTTCATGAAGAAGGAGTGCACCCGCGAATACATCCGCGCGTGCAGCGACAACGATCGCTTTCCGTCCGAGCTGTACGAGAAGATGGCCGCACAGGGGTGGATGGGCATTCCCTTTCCCGAAAAATATGGCGGTGCGGGGCTCGGGCCGATGGAGCTCGCGATCTTCCTGGAAGAGGCCGGATACGGCTGGTACGGGGCGGGTACGTCGTACTTCTCCACGGTGGTGCTGGGTGCCTACAACATCATGACGTACGGGACCGAGGCGCAGAAGGATGAGTTCCTGCCCAAGGTGATCTCCGGTGAAACCCGGCTCGCCTTCGCGCTCAGCGAACCGAACGTGGGCTCCGACGCGGCCGCGGTCGAGCTGTTTGCCGAGGAGCGGGGCGATCACTTCGTGCTCAACGGCCAGAAGATGTTCACCACCAACGCGCACGTGGCCCACCAGATCGTCACGGTGACGCGCACCATCCGCAACCCCGAGAAGAAGCACGATGGAATCACTATCTTCCTGGTCGACGCGGATGCGCCGGGCATCGAGATCCGTCCCCTCAAGCAGATGGGCCGCTCGGCCACGCATACCAACGAGGTGTTCTTCCGCGACGTGCGGGTGCCGCGCTCGCGCATGATGGGCAAGCTGCACGAGGGCTGGGCCAACCTCAACAGCGGGCTGGGCATCGAGCGCCTCAGCGTGGCCATGATGTATTCGGGCACGTCGCAGGCCATGATCGACTACGTGGCGGCCTATGCCAAGGAGCGCCGGCAGTTCGGCCAGCCGATCTCCAAGTTCCAGGCGGTGCAGCACAAGCTGGCGGACATGCAGACCAAGGCCGAAATCGCACGGCTGCTGGGCTACCGCGTCGCCTGGATGCTGGAGCAGGGCCTGCCGTGCTTCAAGGAGATGTCCATGGCCAAGCTCTGGGCCAGCGAGGCGATGTTCGACATCGCCAACAATGGCGTGCAGATCATGGGCGGCTACGGTGTGCTCAAGGAGTACGACATGGAGCTGTTCTTCCGGGATTCGCGCATCGGGATGATCGGCGCGGGCGCATCGGAGATCCAGCGCACCATCATCGCCAAGCAGATGGGGCTGTGA